In Candidatus Defluviibacterium haderslevense, the following are encoded in one genomic region:
- a CDS encoding SH3 domain-containing protein, whose protein sequence is MKILIFCLLSLNSCLIKANFQLGDTLYNWNYSGAYLRNDPTLNSKILCKIPFGKFIILDSITIAKSNIKILDTGIYNKIQLVYNERWYKIKYDSISGYVNKINFLKLEPDTTFKDGFEYFLYKNRSSDIFDTICIQNKFKDYKNCLFEPRLLNNYRYKYTSGEFFNIEVFIPNIDLYEVFTIIKFYTQKFAIKDNSNLQDLISVWKSTDKNLNFDIEGSCHYFLLKVKEGVKISYYCAC, encoded by the coding sequence ATGAAAATACTTATTTTTTGTTTGTTATCCTTAAATAGTTGCTTAATTAAAGCGAATTTCCAACTTGGAGATACACTATATAATTGGAATTATTCAGGAGCGTACTTGAGAAATGATCCAACATTAAACTCAAAAATATTATGTAAAATTCCTTTTGGTAAATTTATCATTTTAGATAGTATAACTATTGCAAAATCTAACATTAAAATATTGGACACAGGAATTTACAATAAAATTCAATTGGTTTATAATGAAAGATGGTACAAGATAAAGTATGATTCTATTTCAGGATATGTAAATAAAATAAACTTTTTAAAATTAGAACCAGACACCACATTTAAAGACGGATTCGAATACTTTTTATATAAAAACAGATCATCAGATATTTTTGATACAATTTGTATTCAAAATAAGTTTAAGGATTATAAAAATTGTTTATTTGAACCTAGATTATTAAATAATTATAGATATAAATATACAAGTGGTGAGTTTTTTAATATTGAAGTATTTATACCAAACATAGATTTATATGAAGTATTTACAATTATAAAATTCTATACTCAAAAATTTGCTATAAAGGATAACTCAAACTTGCAAGATCTGATTTCTGTTTGGAAATCAACAGATAAAAATCTAAACTTTGACATAGAGGGATCTTGCCACTACTTTCTTTTAAAAGTTAAAGAAGGAGTAAAAATATCTTATTATTGTGCTTGTTAG
- a CDS encoding response regulator transcription factor, translating to MKTLRVIIFEDNRNLREGLFQLINGTPGFECAGAFANCTNIVNDIRQTNPDVILMDIEMPGISGIEAVLIAKEKFPEVKILMETIFDDNDKIFQSICNGAEGYILKSTPPVLMLDAIKEVYEGGSPMTPSIARKVLKMVKHKPSAEILNDFDLSDREKEVLKYLVQGMSYKLIGATCFISPETVNGHIKNIYKKLQVHSKSEAVVKAIKGRIV from the coding sequence ATGAAAACATTGAGGGTAATTATTTTTGAAGATAACCGAAATTTACGTGAGGGATTGTTCCAGCTTATAAATGGAACTCCGGGATTTGAATGTGCCGGAGCGTTTGCCAACTGCACCAACATTGTAAATGATATCAGGCAAACAAACCCTGACGTTATTCTTATGGATATTGAAATGCCAGGCATATCTGGTATTGAGGCGGTTCTCATCGCGAAAGAAAAATTTCCTGAAGTCAAGATCCTGATGGAGACCATTTTTGATGACAACGATAAAATATTTCAGTCCATTTGTAACGGGGCAGAAGGGTATATTTTAAAAAGCACTCCACCAGTACTAATGCTTGATGCGATTAAAGAAGTTTATGAAGGCGGTTCTCCAATGACACCAAGCATAGCAAGGAAAGTCTTGAAGATGGTAAAACATAAACCATCGGCAGAAATACTGAATGATTTTGACCTTTCGGATAGGGAGAAAGAAGTTTTAAAATATCTCGTACAAGGAATGAGCTATAAGTTGATTGGTGCAACCTGTTTTATCAGTCCCGAAACGGTAAATGGTCACATCAAAAACATTTATAAAAAGTTGCAGGTTCATTCCAAATCGGAAGCGGTGGTGAAAGCGATAAAGGGGAGGATTGTGTGA